Genomic window (Pseudomonadota bacterium):
TCTGGGAACTGCCCCACCAAGACGTGGTTGCTCGTCGAGCTGGGCGCGGCAACTCAAGTGGGAGTGATGTTCGCCGCCATTGCGCTGGGGACCACAGCGCTACCCCCTGGGCGTAGCGCTGCCGCCCTGTTCAGCGCCGGTTCGCCGAGCCACGGTATCGTCGTTGGGGAGTTTCGCCTACCGCGCGCGTTGGCGGCAATGCTGGCTTTCGAGGCACTGCCCAGCCACGGGCTCGGTGCTCGCCTGCCCAATGCCGCATCACCTGTGAGCGGTGGCTGAGGTCTCTAATGGCGGCACGTGCCCTCATGATACAAGGCACCGGTTCCAACGTCGGGAAGTCGGTGATCGTTGCGGGCCTCTGTCGTTTGGCACGGCGCCATGGGCTGCGCGTTGCGCCATTCAAACCGCAGAACATGTCGAACAACGCGGCGGTCACGCAGGAGGGTGGCGAAATTGGCCGCGCCCAGGCGCTCCAGGCGCGGGCAGCCGGTGTGGTGCCCAGCATTCACCACAATCCTGTACTGATCAAACCAGAGAGCGACCGCGGAGCACGGCTACTTCTGCACGGCCGTCCGATCGGTCGCCTCGAGGCGCGCCACTACCGCGACCGCCGCGAGCGGTTGCTGGGCGGGGTGCTCCACAGCTTTTCCCATCTGGTCACGAACAACGATCTAATCCTCGTCGAAGGCGCCGGAAGCCCCGCCGAAGTCAATTTGCGCGACGGCGATATCGCCAACATGGGGTTCGCCAGCGCGGCCGGTGTGCCCGTGGTCCTGATTGGCGATATCGACCGGGGTGGCGTCATCGCTTCCATTGTCGGTACCAAGACGGTGCTCGCGCCAAACGATGCCAGCCACGTGCGTGCTTTCATAATCAATCGCTTTCGCGGAGACCCGGATCTGTTCGCCGAGGGTATCGAGGTCATTCATCGGCAGACCGGCTGGCCATGTCTCGGCGTCATTCCATGGTTGGACGTAGTCGGTCGACTTCCCGCTGAGGACGCTGTGGACCTGGAGCGACCTATCGCCGGTAATCGGCAGGCGGTGAAAGAGCAGGTGCGGGCATTTGTCGAGCCACTGCAGATCGCGGTTCCGCTGATCTCGCGCATCGCCAATTTCG
Coding sequences:
- a CDS encoding cobyric acid synthase translates to MAARALMIQGTGSNVGKSVIVAGLCRLARRHGLRVAPFKPQNMSNNAAVTQEGGEIGRAQALQARAAGVVPSIHHNPVLIKPESDRGARLLLHGRPIGRLEARHYRDRRERLLGGVLHSFSHLVTNNDLILVEGAGSPAEVNLRDGDIANMGFASAAGVPVVLIGDIDRGGVIASIVGTKTVLAPNDASHVRAFIINRFRGDPDLFAEGIEVIHRQTGWPCLGVIPWLDVVGRLPAEDAVDLERPIAGNRQAVKEQVRAFVEPLQIAVPLISRIANFDDLDPLRAEPNVELRFVVPGTRLPATTDVVLLPGTKATLGDLNMLRDQGWAEQIVAHARRGGWVTGICGGMQMLGRSVADPQGLDGVPGATEGLGLLDFRTVMGPEKEVREASGRCLASDAPVRGYEIHSGKSEGAALTAHPMLRLERRFHGARSPDGRIEGCYLHGLFTNDAFRRAWLERRRPGAGSTLSFDAEVDAALDELADRLAEHLDIHQLFDIASAPSPSEPSASEPSPSPASSP